The Leishmania mexicana MHOM/GT/2001/U1103 complete genome, chromosome 32 genome has a window encoding:
- a CDS encoding putative calcium-transporting ATPase, producing the protein MIGHKRIDILTNDHKGPGGLLYELNVRSSPAGSPAVNMCSTEERSAAVQRRELGILAHSVPERQIRYGVNVLSQPPKESIWHFVKDSIQDDRVVQILIGAALVSMILGITTPDFRTGEVDLAMGWVEGAAIFTSVFIVTVVNAVNDYRKQEQFAEVMRAENAARRRVTVWRYAPLSSASGGCGGGGTVTGTDGLACVALEVPSSDIVVGDVVQVNSGMQLNFDAVLLGSLGPILADESSVTGENDDVVKQALTDPFLISGSSLLDGSAEGVALVCAVGPHSFSGEIAMSIQSTEKTNTPLQDQLEAMAEVIGKFGIGAAVFTFTALLVKELFMFLVHGSRLYAMKFFENLTTAIAIVVVAVPEGLPLSVTISLAYSMRLMLKDGNLVRHLAACETMGGATVLCTDKTGTLTAPTMQVKQIFLSAVTYAVADADPVAGGDLPTFGDEESPAALPTRSIHTHTFAPPPPPRGFGQSPFSRAPPSRAITVPLPPSSVQLLLDCIVANAVDPDVRRATNKTSEALLWLCHLMRCSSNHTTQQDVQSFRSTQACMLATMQDPSRCRRYPFSSHSKMSLCMLRQVAPPAGAGNGGGRTRLYATGAAEVILARCTSYINDKGVPVPLTSELQACHEQALTHYTESGLRTICCAFSDAHGAAEANLWNQQPQQLQHGAATAFDGEFCMIGMIGLEEDVRPEVPGAVSQCFGAGLRVIMITGDATLTAINIARRCGLIRGGSNSGALRASPLPDGNRTLRNPEAPSWSAAATLANGKDNGFSPTENSDAAIFVNTSLLHYENSGAASDVEGQFLDGAFGRTAWMMQEPAANASPQQLIDSGYALDGETFRQLSDTELLQQYLPYIRILARATPMDKKRLLSLLRRIDPNAVIAMTGDGTNDAPALKLSDVGFAMNGGSDVAKRASDIILLNDNFIGMVKATMWGRNVKDSIRKFLQFQLTVNFSACVVSFCGAIMSEQNMSPLRPVQLLWLNLIMDTLAALALATELPCEPMLLSRPPESKDTSIIVPSMWFQIGFQSTFQVMCQLFLLGYGNVLLSARGHTTPLPSTGEPPRDPRYFSDAHICFLFNSFVWMQIFNFFNARLLHRSEGFFSNWADSAVLFVIVGIIVVLQIIIVEVGGKIMSTVPLTAQEWFYSVLIASGTLPVGAISRLIYARYSKRVLPRDGCSRGLLSRLRRSVKSGRLKGKR; encoded by the coding sequence ATGATTGGCCATAAACGGATCGACATCCTGACGAACGACCACAAGGGCCCTGGTGGACTACTCTACGAACTTAACGTGCGAAGCTCTCCAGCAGGCTCGCCGGCCGTGAATATGTGCTCCACTGAGGAGCGCAGtgccgcggtgcagcgccgtgAGCTCGGCATTCTAGCACACTCTGTCCCAGAGCGGCAGATACGATACGGTGTGAACGTTCTATCCCAGCCGCCGAAGGAGAGTATTTGGCACTTTGTGAAGGACTCCATACAGGATGATCGCGTTGTGCAAATTTTGATTGGCGCTGCCCTCGTATCTATGATACTTGGCATCACTACTCCAGACTTCCGCACCGGCGAGGTTGACCTCGCCATGGGTTGGGTCGAGGGGGCGGCCATCTTCACCTCCGTGTTCATCGTGACAGTTGTGAATGCGGTGAACGACTACCGTAAGCAGGAGCAGTTTGCCGAGGTGATGCGGGCTGAGaacgccgcgcgccgcaggGTAACAGTGTGGCGCTATGCcccgctcagcagcgccagcggcggctgcgggggtggcggcaccgTGACGGGGACGGACGGTCTCGCctgcgtggcgctggaggtgcCAAGCTCGGATATTGTCGTAGGGGACGTTGTACAGGTTAACTCCGGGATGCAGCTAAATTTCGATGCCGTGCTGCTGGGCAGCCTCGGCCCAATATTGGCGGACGAGAGTAGCGTCACCGGGGAGAACGATGACGTGGTGAAGCAGGCGCTCACAGACCCCTTTCTCATTAGCGGGTCGTCGCTGTTGGACGGGTCAGCTGAGGGAGTGGCGCTCGTCTGCGCGGTGGGGCCCCACTCCTTTTCGGGCGAGATTGCCATGTCCATTCAGTCAACGGAAAAAACGAACACGCCGCTTCAAGACCAGCTCgaggcgatggcggaggTTATCGGCAAGTTCGGCATTGGCGCGGCCGTCTTCACGTTTACAGCGCTTCTCGTCAAGGAGCTCTTCATGTTCCTTGTGCACGGCAGCCGACTGTATGCCATGAAGTTCTTTGAAAACTTGACCACGGCGATTGCCATTGTGGTGGTCGCCGTACCGGAGGGCCTACCGCTCTCGGTCACCATCTCCCTCGCCTACAGCATGCGGCTCATGCTGAAGGATGGCAACCTTGTCCGCCACTTGGCAGCGTGCGAGACCATGGGTGGGGCGACAGTGCTGTGCACGGACAAGACAGGCACCTTGACGGCCCCAACGATGCAAGTAAAGCAAATCTTTCTGTCCGCGGTCACGTACGCAGTAGCGGACGCCGACCCCGTCGCTGGGGGCGACCTCCCAACCTTTGGCGACGAGGAGTCACCAGCGGCGCTACCCACTCGCTCTATACATACCCACACGttcgcgccgccaccgccgccgcgtgggTTCGGGCAAAGCCCGTTCTCGCGCGCACCTCCCAGTAGAGCCATCACCGTTCCCCTACCTCCCTCGAGCGTGCAGCTTTTGCTGGATTGTATTGTAGCCAACGCCGTTGACCCAGATGTACGGCGCGCGACCAACAAGACGAGCGAGGCGCTGTTGTGGCTCTGCCATCTCATGCGCTGCTCGAGCAACCACACAACACAGCAGGATGTGCAGTCGTTCCGAAGCACCCAGGCCTGCATGTTGGCCACGATGCAGGACCCGAGCCGGTGCCGTCGCTACCCGTTCAGCTCGCACAGCAAGATGAGCCTGTGCATGTTGCGACAGGTCGCCCCGCCAGCTGGTGCGGGCAACGGAGGGGGCCGCACGCGGCTCTACGCGACCGGCGCGGCTGAGGTCATCTTGGCGCGCTGCACATCGTACATCAACGATAAgggtgtgccggtgccgctgacgTCTGAGCTGCAGGCGTGCCATGAGCAGGCATTGACGCACTATACCGAATCGGGGCTGCGGACtatctgctgcgccttcaGCGatgcgcacggcgccgcagaggcGAACCTGTGGAAccaacagccgcagcagctgcagcacggcgcggCTACCGCGTTTGACGGCGAGTTCTGCATGATCGGAATGATCGGCCTTGAGGAAGATGTACGGCCGGAGGTGCCTGGCGCAGTGAGCCAGTGCTTCGGAGCGGGTTTGCGCGTCATCATGATCACCGGTGACGCCACGCTCACGGCGATCAATATTGCCCGCCGCTGTGGGCTGATTCGCGGCGGCTCAAACAGTGGCGCGCTGAgggcctcgccgctgccggacgGCAATCGCACCCTGCGCAACCCCGAGGCGCCTAGCTGGTCGGCTGCTGCTACGCTCGCAAACGGTAAAGACAACGGGTTCAGCCCAACGGAGAACAGCGATGCTGCCATCTTCGTGAATACGTCGCTGCTCCACTACGaaaacagcggcgccgcctctgaCGTCGAGGGTCAGTTTTTGGACGGTGCGTTTGGCCGAACAGCGTGGATGATGCAGGAACCGGCAGCGAATGCGTCGCCCCAGCAGCTCATAGATAGTGGCTACGCCCTCGACGGAGAAACCTTTCGGCAGCTCAGCGACACggagctcctccagcagtACCTGCCGTACATTCGCATCCTTGCTCGCGCCACGCCGATGGACAAGAAAAggctgctctccctcttgcgCCGCATCGACCCGAACGCGGTGATTGCAATGACCGGCGACGGTACCAATGACGCGCCGGCACTAAAGCTCAGCGACGTCGGATTCGCCAtgaacggcggcagcgacgtggCGAAGCGCGCGTCCGATATCATTTTGCTGAACGACAACTTCATTGGCATGGTGAAGGCGACCATGTGGGGCCGAAACGTGAAGGACAGCATTCGCAAGTTTCTGCAGTTTCAGCTCACAGTGAACTTTTCGGCGTGCGTCGTCTCTTTCTGTGGCGCCATCATGAGCGAGCAGAACATGTCCCCGCTGAGGCcggtgcagctcctctggCTGAACCTCATCATGGACACgctcgccgccctcgcgctGGCGACGGAGCTGCCATGTGAGCCGATGCTCCTCTCCCGGCCACCCGAGTCAAAGGATACCTCAATCATCGTGCCGAGCATGTGGTTCCAGATCGGCTTTCAGAGCACCTTCCAGGTCATGTGTCAGCTTTTCCTGCTCGGCTACGGAAATGTCCTGCTGAGCGCACGGGGACATacgacaccgctgccgtccacCGGGGAACCGCCGCGCGACCCGCGCTACTTCAGCGACGCCCACATCTGCTTTCTCTTTAACTCGTTTGTGTGGATGCAGATCTTCAACTTCTTTAacgcgcgtctgctgcaccgcagcgagGGCTTCTTCTCCAACTGGGCGGACAGCGCCGTGCTCTTTGTTATTGTCGGCATCATTGTCGTGCTGCAGATTATAATTGTGGAGGTTGGAGGCAAGATCATGTCCACGGTGCCTCTGACAGCGCAAGAGTGGTTTTACTCTGTCCTCATCGCAAGCGGCACCCTGCCAGTAGGCGCCATCTCGCGCTTGATCTATGCCCGTTACTCGAAAcgcgtgctgccgcgcgacgGGTGCTCGCGAGGGTTGCTGTCGCGGCTTCGGCGCAGTGTGAAGAGCGGTAGGCTCAAGGGAAAGAGGTAG